A region from the Drosophila takahashii strain IR98-3 E-12201 chromosome 2L, DtakHiC1v2, whole genome shotgun sequence genome encodes:
- the Gs1l gene encoding probable pseudouridine-5'-phosphatase isoform X1 → MPNQATLSTYLTSYITENYSEMANKVLRKVTHCIFDMDGLLLDTERIYEEVTRQIAASFGRPYPVEVRFRVMGTTEQRSAEIAVTECQLPITTTEYLKRYTQLCHERLHNAPLLEGAERLLRHLHANKVPFCLATSSGADMVELKTNEHKELFSLFNHKVCGSTDKEVVNGKPAPDIFLVAASRFGVPANASDCLVFEDSPNGVTAANSAGMQVVMVPDPRLSKEKTSHATQVIGSLVDFKPEQFGLPPFTD, encoded by the exons ATGCCAAA CCAAGCAACCTTGTCTACCTATCTCACCTCTTACATAACCGAGAACTACAGCGAGATGGCCAACAAAGTACTGAGGAAAGTGACGCACTGCATCTTCGACATGGACGGCCTGCTGCTGG ACACTGAGCGGATTTACGAGGAGGTGACGCGGCAAATAGCCGCCTCCTTTGGCCGCCCATATCCGGTGGAGGTGCGTTTCCGGGTCATGGGCACCACGGAGCAGCGCTCGGCGGAGATAGCCGTCACCGAGTGCCAGCTGCCCATCACCACGACGGAGTACCTCAAGCGATACACGCAACTGTGCCACGAGCGACTCCACAACGCGCCCCTGCTGGAAG GTGCCGAGCGACTGCTACGTCATCTGCATGCCAACAAGGTGCCCTTCTGTTTGGCCACCAGTTCCGGTGCAGATATGGTAGAGCTAAAGACCAATGAACACAAGGAGCTATTTAGCCTGTTCAACCACAAAGTGTGCGGCTCCACGGACAAGGAAGTGGTCAACGGCAAGCCGGCGCCCGACATTTTCCTGGTGGCCGCCTCTAGGTTTGGTGTGCCCGCCAATGCCTCCGACTGCCTGGTCTTCGAGGATTCGCCGAATGGCGTGACGGCGGCCAATAGCGCTGGAATGCAGGTGGTCATGGTGCCCGATCCGCGGCTGTCCAAGGAGAAGACCTCCCATGCCACTCAAGTAATCGGCTCCCTGGTGGACTTCAAGCCGGAGCAGTTCGGTCTGCCGCCGTTCACGGATTGA
- the LOC108057824 gene encoding uncharacterized protein, which yields MTTWGNICRICSSPADYEIFAKIPTYLHGSTNEFLNWQKPINILLEETTGLKNSTDDGLPRNICAPCISYLKHAVTFREQCIKNALSLKLAELYQQKRVNISDANKMDKESALFTAEDLRFVEQRPVHNLLLNNSSAKLESSKDKVHKRLLHQAAPEEQRIQYLNVLFNKEQQHNAMSRNPQDGELPSGSGQNEDEEDDYGVASSSDDNEEAALLRKHKNCYNYSETNFEEDDPMEQDQVQLRDIKVNIPEPMWKERKCPACSKRFMFEESQQTHLDNCVEYQFVTFVTEVTKLLEIRRQKMVSPHEFIRRMIFALHKTCTWLQEHSIDSLLAEKLNQVKVSNGEKTTEATIPAEIPDSRAVEEQPFALFDFVSGTTTPITEENNVLYAIARTESRNSQSTPTVKKPIPIRGVAAGLGIGLDKHKERATFLEKLQRAVVSPGTVSAPIFSARCGQCNLVFDSVSELEVHNHNVHRGNELNADDEAKRRQIIALFEDDI from the exons atGACGACGTGGGGCAATATCTGCCGCATCTGCAGCAGCCCCGCAGACTATGAGATATTCGCCAAGATTCCCACTTACCTGCACGGCTCCACAAACGAGTTCCTCAACTGGCAGAAGCCCATAAACATTCTGCTCGAGGAGACGACGGGCCTGAAG AACTCCACGGATGACGGCCTGCCCCGCAACATATGCGCTCCGTGCATCTCGTATCTCAAGCACGCCGTCACTTTCCGGGAGCAGTGCATCAAGAATGCTTTGAGTCTGAAGCTAGCGGAGCTCTACCAGCAGAAGAGGGTCAACATCTCGGATGCGAACAAAATGGACAAGGAGAGCGCCCTCTTCACGGCCGAGGATCTGCGCTTCGTGGAGCAGCGACCCGTGCACAATCTCCTGCTGAACAACAGCAGCGCCAAGCTGGAGTCGTCCAAGGACAAGGTGCACAAGCGACTGCTCCACCAGGCGGCCCCCGAAGAGCAGAGGATCCAGTACTTGAACGTGCTGTTCaacaaggagcagcagcacaaCGCCATGTCAAGGAATCCTCAGGATGGTGAGCTGCCCTCGGGAAGCGGCCAAAACGAGGACGAAGAGGATGACTACGGGGTAGCCAGCTCCAGCGACGACAACGAGGAGGCGGCCCTGCTGCGCAAGCACAAGAACTGCTACAACTACAGCGAGACGAACTTCGAGGAGGACGATCCCATGGAGCAGGACCAAGTGCAGCTGCGCGACATCAAGGTCAATATACCGGAGCCCATGTGGAAGGAGCGCAAGTGCCCGGCCTGCTCCAAGCGCTTCATGTTCGAGGAGTCGCAGCAGACGCATCTGGACAACTGCGTCGAGTATCAGTTTGTCACCTTTGTGACTGAAGTCACGAAGCTGCTCGAGATTAGGCGGCAAAAAATGGTCTCGCCGCATGAATTCATCCGGCGGATGATATTCGCCTTGCACAAAACCTGCACGTGGTTGCAGGAACATTCCATAGACTCGCTTCTGGCCGAGAAGCTCAATCAGGTAAAGGTGTCCAACGGAGAGAAGACAACGGAGGCGACCATTCCTGCCGAAATTCCCGATTCCCGCGCGGTGGAGGAGCAGCCATTCGCCCTTTTTGACTTTGTCAGCGGCACAACGACTCCCATTACGGAGGAGAATAATGTCCTGTACGCCATTGCGCGTACGGAAAGCAGAAACTCACAAAGTACGCCGACTGTTAAGAAGCCCATTCCCATTCGCGGAGTAGCCGCGGGCCTGGGAATTGGCCTGGACAAGCACAAGGAGCGCGCCACGTTCCTGGAGAAGCTGCAACGGGCTGTCGTCTCTCCCGGCACGGTTTCAGCCCCCATATTCTCAGCTAGATGCGGCCAGTGCAATTTAGTATTCGACTCGGTCTCCGAACTGGAGGTCCACAATCACAATGTCCATCGGGGCAATGAACTGAATGCCGACGACGAAGCCAAAAGGCGTCAAATAATCGCCCTCTTCGAGGATGACATTTAA
- the Secp43 gene encoding tRNA selenocysteine 1-associated protein 1: MASVHCQLWMGSLESYMTENFIIAAFRKMGEDPTTVRLMRNKYTGEPAGYCFVNFISDDHALDAMHKLNGKPIPGTNPIVRFRLNSASNSYKLPGNEREFSVWVGDLSSDVDDYQLYKVFSSKFTSIKTAKVILDSLGFSKGYGFVRFGIEDEQKSALYDMNGYIGLGSKPIKICNAVPKPKSELSAALGEGSTNYGYGGSGSSASTGGGTDYSQYYDPSSSYWQGYQAWQGYYEQAGPSITDAAAYYQQAMSQSHSNPQTLAQHAEAWSAQRSAQYEQQQQSASAANGAEDEYGLVEHKFVLDVDKLNREAIDADRRLYDALESSKWLPIEQLEVF, encoded by the exons ATGGCGTCCGTACATTGTCAACTGTGGATGGGCAGC CTGGAATCCTACATGACCGAGAACTTCATAATCGCCGCCTTCCGGAAGATGGGCGAGGATCCCACAACCGTACGCCTCATGCGCAACAAATATACCGGCGAACCGGCGGGCTACTGCTTCGTGAACTTCATTTCAGATGACCACGCGCTGGACGCGATGCACAAGCTGAACGGGAAGCCCATTCCCGGCACCAATCCCATCGTGCGTTTCCGCCTCAACTCGGCCAGCAACTCGTACAAGCTGCCTGGGAACGAGCGCGAGTTCAGCGTCTGGGTGGGCGACCTCAGCTCCGATGTGGACGACTACCAGCTGTACAAGGTCTTCTCCAGCAAGTTCACCTCGATCAAAACAGCCAAGGTGATTCTGGACAGCCTGGGCTTCTCGAAGGGCTACGGCTTCGTGCGTTTCGGCATCGAGGATGAGCAAAAGTCGGCGCTGTACGACATGAACGGCTACATCGGACTGGGCAGCAAGCCCATCAAGATCTGCAATGCGGTGCCCAAACCGAAATCGGAATTAAGTGCCGCTTTGGGCGAGGGGAGCACCAACTATGGGTATGGTGGCTCCGGAAGCAGTGCGTCCACCGGCGGGGGAACAGACTACTCACAGTACTACGACCCCTCGAGCAGCTATTGGCAGGGATATCAGGCCTGGCAGGGTTACTACGAGCAGGCAGGACCTTCTATCACAGATGCAGCTGCCTACTACCAGCAGGCCATGTCGCAGTCGCACTCCAATCCCCAGACCCTCGCCCAACACGCCGAAGCCTGGAGCGCCCAGCGCAGTGCTCAGTacgagcagcaacagcagtcgGCCTCCGCCGCCAACGGGGCTGAGGATGAGTACGGTCTGGTGGAGCACAAATTCGTCCTCGACGTGGACAAGCTGAATCGCGAGGCCATCGACGCCGATCGCCGGCTGTACGATGCCCTGGAGAGCTCCAAGTGGCTGCCCATTGAACAGCTGGAGGTCTTTTAG
- the ND-B8 gene encoding NADH dehydrogenase [ubiquinone] 1 alpha subcomplex subunit 2 → MRLTLSRLASFTPKLKELRIILDPKGAASKGAREYVERFYPNLKKNNPDLPILVRECSGVQPRLYARYGNGKEVSLSLANQAAPDIHKNLEAVGK, encoded by the exons ATGCGTCTAACTCTTTCCCGGTTGGCCAGCTTTACTCCAAAATTGAAGGAGCTGCGGATTATATTGGATCCAAAAGGGGCGGCCTCCAAGGGAGCGAG GGAATATGTGGAAAGATTCTATCCGAATCTAAAGAAAAACAATCCCGATCTTCCGATCCTGGTGCGCGAATGCTCTGGCGTTCAGCCGCGACTCTACGCCCGCTATG GCAACGGCAAGGAGGTGTCCCTATCTCTGGCCAACCAGGCTGCTCCCGACATACACAAAAACCTGGAAGCAGTTGGGAAGTAG
- the Gs1l gene encoding probable pseudouridine-5'-phosphatase isoform X2: protein MANKVLRKVTHCIFDMDGLLLDTERLYTVATEMILEPYGKPYPFEVKEQAMGLQTEPLARFMVEHYDLPISWEEYARQQRANTEILMRNAQLMPGAERLLRHLHANKVPFCLATSSGADMVELKTNEHKELFSLFNHKVCGSTDKEVVNGKPAPDIFLVAASRFGVPANASDCLVFEDSPNGVTAANSAGMQVVMVPDPRLSKEKTSHATQVIGSLVDFKPEQFGLPPFTD, encoded by the exons ATGGCCAACAAAGTACTGAGGAAAGTGACGCACTGCATCTTCGACATGGACGGCCTGCTGCTGG ACACCGAACGCCTCTATACGGTGGCCACCGAAATGATCCTCGAGCCCTACGGCAAGCCATATCCCTTCGAGGTCAAGGAGCAGGCCATGGGCCTGCAGACGGAGCCGCTGGCCCGGTTCATGGTCGAGCACTACGATCTGCCCATCTCGTGGGAGGAGTACGCCCGCCAGCAGCGCGCCAACACCGAGATCCTGATGCGGAACGCCCAGTTGATGCCAG GTGCCGAGCGACTGCTACGTCATCTGCATGCCAACAAGGTGCCCTTCTGTTTGGCCACCAGTTCCGGTGCAGATATGGTAGAGCTAAAGACCAATGAACACAAGGAGCTATTTAGCCTGTTCAACCACAAAGTGTGCGGCTCCACGGACAAGGAAGTGGTCAACGGCAAGCCGGCGCCCGACATTTTCCTGGTGGCCGCCTCTAGGTTTGGTGTGCCCGCCAATGCCTCCGACTGCCTGGTCTTCGAGGATTCGCCGAATGGCGTGACGGCGGCCAATAGCGCTGGAATGCAGGTGGTCATGGTGCCCGATCCGCGGCTGTCCAAGGAGAAGACCTCCCATGCCACTCAAGTAATCGGCTCCCTGGTGGACTTCAAGCCGGAGCAGTTCGGTCTGCCGCCGTTCACGGATTGA
- the LOC108057854 gene encoding PHD finger protein 14, with protein MKRARQPKITTQALLDFDLGSSSDSDFLPGDDNCSDGSKDESDGDESSDASSESDSGSDSDAESEDSTLLLRQELAEMEPAPLENGINGGATPGAAPRPPLQLSKAPAKRMCCVCLGERSDDVNEIVECDSCGVSVHEGCYGVSDNVSISSTNSTCSTEPWFCEACRAGVSEPDCELCPNKGGIYKETDVGKWVHLICALYVPGVAFGEVEQLSSVTLFEMQYSKWGAKVCSLCENALFARSGVCIGCDAGMCKTYFHVTCAQVAGFLIEAHHEDDAADPFYAHCKVHSDKEMIKKRRRNYHTLRLNMLQRAREKEATVGDPPTPHPNPAQARIQRKLLKIQHKYARHKELKPTPWVPTQKMSRLLTTSASACRRLLAKAEIMSVDVQHLEQREAHINALTDIRKKWHIAPAFSVEFTAYYMDRIVRMEDFRQQQRELISHNAILSKDQDVLRAQYDTALEERKAVKANKESLLTSIKSLHATLAQIAPNMTLPSVDLIARPLPEVPPKTSTPTPPQRPISVPTAAALKMGVGFPLGHLGPPGSKLDSSRMLSTQAKQGKHSATSVDAAPSVACGICKRSKDQHLLVKCDTCNLHYHLGCLNPPLTRPPKKSKQYGWQCSECCDKSEGSDAVTEISSGPRKSRNRFNKDGHLVYDRYSLDDIPVAAVLPPKEAPSKRAINKSLPAPAPAYIEDLTKSPKRPKLQSPYKTPTNVPAANATPTPVTAPTLSTPNASALNLSGCEDSIDDSTGKLSRKGKRKDKHKNKHNLSSDTEKSIGKEHKRKRKKRSHLDESSSHLDTVANSSGSTIKIIFKALRLPGEDAPESQYFYVPANAVRSVDEASRPTSVETVEDSVQGAEQALAPIVLPAASPQKIREPKEAAPVTVPVTTPSPKRKVSPRKATTPRKPRVGRPRVSNTKPNVEISCCVCSQTGKTNQVVTCDECHRHYHFACLDPPLKKSPKIRGYSWHCADCDPTDEDALPKK; from the exons ATGAAGCGAGCGCGCCAACCGAAGATCACCACCCAGGCCCTGCTCGATTTCGACCTCGGGAGTTCCTCGGACAGTGACTTCCTGCCGGGCGACGACAACTGCTCCGACGGGTCGAAGGATGAGAGCGATGGCGACGAGAGCAGCGACGCGAGCAGTGAATCCGATTCCGGGTCGGATTCGGATGCGGAGAGCGAGGACTCGACGCTGTTGCTCCGCCAGGAGCTGGCCGAAATGGAACCGGCGCCCCTGGAGAACGGCATCAACGGAGGAGCTACTCCTGGTGCCGCTCCTAGACCTCCTTTGCAGCTGTCCAAAGCTCCCGCCAAGCGGATGTGCTGCGTCTGCCTGGGCGAGCGCAGCGACGACGTCAACGAGATCGTCGAGTGCGACTCCTGCGGCGTCTCTGTGCACGAAGGATGCTACGGCGTCAGCGACAACGTGAGCATTTCGAGTACAAACTCCACCTGCTCCACGGAGCCCTGGTTCTGCGAGGCCTGTCGCGCTGGCGTCTCGGAGCCCGACTGCGAGCTGTGCCCCAACAAGGGCGGCATCTACAAGGAGACGGACGTGGGCAAGTGGGTGCACCTCATCTGCGCCCTGTATGTGCCCGGCGTGGCCTTCGGCGAGGTGGAGCAGCTGTCCTCTGTTACGCTGTTTGAGATGCAGTACAGCAAGTGGGGCGCCAAAGTGTGCTCCCTCTGCGAGAACGCCTTGTTTGCCCGCTCGGGAGTTTGCATCGGCTGCGATGCGGGCATGTGCAAGACCTACTTCCACGTGACCTGCGCTCAGGTGGCCGGATTCCTCATAGAAGCGCACCACGAGGACGATGCCGCCGATCCGTTCTACGCCCACTGCAAGGTGCATTCGGACAAGGAGATGATCAAGAAGCGGCGACGCAACTATCACACACTGCGGCTGAATATGTTGCAAAGGGCCAGGGAAAAGGAGGCGACAGTAGGCGATCCACCTACTCCCCATCCAAATCCCGCTCAAGCGCGCATTCAGCGCAAGCTCCTCAAGATCCAGCACAAGTATGCGCGGCACAAGGAGCTCAAGCCCACGCCGTGGGTGCCCACGCAGAAAATGTCCCGTCTACTGACCACCTCGGCCTCCGCCTGTCGTCGCCTGTTGGCCAAGGCGGAGATTATGTCCGTGGATGTGCAGCATCTGGAGCAGCGCGAGGCACACATCAATGCTTTGACAGACATTCGCAAGAAGTGGCACATTGCCCCCGCATTCAGTGTCGAATTCACTGCCTACTACATGGACCGCATTGTCCGCATGGAGGACTttcggcagcagcagcgggagCTCATCTCGCACAACGCCATTCTGTCCAAGGATCAGGACGTGCTGAGGGCTCAGTATGACACCGCCTTGGAGGAGCGCAAGGCGGTGAAGGCCAACAAGGAGTCGCTACTAACGAGCATCAAGTCGCTGCACGCCACTCTAGCACAAATTGCACCCAACATGACGCTGCCCAGCGTGGATCTCATAGCTCGTCCGCTGCCAGAGGTGCCGCCCAAGACGAGCACGCCCACTCCTCCCCAGCGACCCATTTCGGTGCCCACAGCTGCTGCCCTGAAAATGGGTGTGGGCTTTCCCTTGGGTCACCTGGGTCCACCAGGCAGCAAGCTGGACTCCTCGCGTATGCTCAGTACTCAGGCCAAGCAGGGCAAGCATAGTGCAACCTCCGTGGATGCTGCCCCCTCGGTGGCTTGCGGCATCTGCAAGCGAAGCAAGGATCAGCACCTGTTAGTCAAGTGTGACACCTGCAATCTGCACTACCATCTGGGCTGCCTCAATCCACCGCTCACGCGACCGCCCAAGAAATCCAAGCAGTATGGCTGGCAGTGCTCCGAGTGCTGCGACAAGTCTGAGGGATCCGATGCCGTCACGGAGATCTCCTCGGGTCCCAGAAAGTCCCGCAATCGCTTCAACAAGGATGGCCATCTGGTCTACGATCGCTATTCGCTGGACGATATTCCTGTGGCCGCTGTTCTGCCTCCCAAGGAGGCACCGTCCAAGCGGGCGATCAACAAATCCCTTCCAGCTCCTGCTCCCGCGTACATCGAGGATCTGACCAAGTCTCCGAAGCGACCCAAACTCCAATCGCCATACAAGACACCAACTAATG TTCCTGCCGCcaatgccacgcccacacccGTGACTGCTCCAACGCTGTCTACGCCCAATGCTAGCGCCTTGAATCTATCTGGCTGCGAGGATTCGATTGACGACTCTACCGGAAAGCTTTCCCGCAAGGGTAAGCGCAAGGACAAGCACAAGAACAAGCACAACCTGTCGTCGGACACTGAGAAATCCATCGGCAAAGAGCACAAAAGGAAGAGAAAAAAGCGCTCTCATCTCGACGAGTCATCGTCTCACCTGGACACCGTGGCCAACTCCTCCGGCAGCACCATCAAGATCATATTCAAGGCACTCCGACTGCCCGGCGAGGATGCGCCCGAATCTCAGTATTTTTACGTGCCAGCCAACGCGGTGCGTTCAGTGGATGAAGCCTCGCGTCCCACATCGGTTGAAACGGTCGAGGACAGTGTTCAGGGAGCGGAGCAGGCCCTGGCCCCAATCGTGCTGCCAGCAGCGTCGCCACAGAAGATTCGGGAGCCCAAGGAGGCGGCTCCTGTTACCGTTCCGGTCACCACTCCCTCGCCAAAGCGAAAGGTTAGTCCCCGGAAGGCAACAACTCCCCGGAAGCCTCGCGTGGGTCGCCCGCGGGTGTCCAACACCAAGCCGAATGTGGAGATCAGCTGTTGCGTGTGCAGCCAGACGGGAAAGACCAACCAGGTGGTGACCTGCGACGAGTGCCACCGGCACTACCACTTCGCCTGCCTCGATCCGCCGCTGAA
- the RpL27A gene encoding large ribosomal subunit protein uL15 has product MSNIKRKKTRKLRGHVSHGHGRIGKHRKHPGGRGNAGGMHHHRINFDKYHPGYFGKVGMRNFHLRRQHKFRPEINLDKLWSLVGAEKFAELEKEKSTKAPVIDLVKFGYYKLLGRGHLPARPVIVKAKYFSKKAEDKIKKAGGVCLLSA; this is encoded by the exons atg TCGAATATCAAGCGGAAGAAGACCAGGAAGCTGCGTGGTCATGTGAGCCACGGTCACGGCCGTATCGGCAAGCACCGCAAGCATCCCGGAGGTCGCGGTAACGCTGGTGGcatgcaccaccaccgcaTCAACTTCGACAAATACCATCCTGGTTACTTCGGCAAGGTCGGCATGAGGAACTTCCATCTGCGCCGCCAGCACAAGTTCCGTCCCGAGATCAACCTGGACAAGCTCTGGTCTCTGGTCGGAGCCGAGAAGTTCGCCGAGttggagaaggagaagagCACCAAGGCTCCCGTCATCGACTTGGTTAAATTC GGCTACTACAAGCTGCTGGGCCGTGGTCACCTGCCCGCCCGCCCCGTCATCGTGAAGGCCAAGTACTTCTCCAAGAAGGCTGAGGACAAGATCAAGAAGGCCGGCGGTGTGTGCTTGCTGAGCGCCTAA
- the Gs1l gene encoding probable pseudouridine-5'-phosphatase isoform X3: MANKVLRKVTHCIFDMDGLLLDTERIYEEVTRQIAASFGRPYPVEVRFRVMGTTEQRSAEIAVTECQLPITTTEYLKRYTQLCHERLHNAPLLEGAERLLRHLHANKVPFCLATSSGADMVELKTNEHKELFSLFNHKVCGSTDKEVVNGKPAPDIFLVAASRFGVPANASDCLVFEDSPNGVTAANSAGMQVVMVPDPRLSKEKTSHATQVIGSLVDFKPEQFGLPPFTD, encoded by the exons ATGGCCAACAAAGTACTGAGGAAAGTGACGCACTGCATCTTCGACATGGACGGCCTGCTGCTGG ACACTGAGCGGATTTACGAGGAGGTGACGCGGCAAATAGCCGCCTCCTTTGGCCGCCCATATCCGGTGGAGGTGCGTTTCCGGGTCATGGGCACCACGGAGCAGCGCTCGGCGGAGATAGCCGTCACCGAGTGCCAGCTGCCCATCACCACGACGGAGTACCTCAAGCGATACACGCAACTGTGCCACGAGCGACTCCACAACGCGCCCCTGCTGGAAG GTGCCGAGCGACTGCTACGTCATCTGCATGCCAACAAGGTGCCCTTCTGTTTGGCCACCAGTTCCGGTGCAGATATGGTAGAGCTAAAGACCAATGAACACAAGGAGCTATTTAGCCTGTTCAACCACAAAGTGTGCGGCTCCACGGACAAGGAAGTGGTCAACGGCAAGCCGGCGCCCGACATTTTCCTGGTGGCCGCCTCTAGGTTTGGTGTGCCCGCCAATGCCTCCGACTGCCTGGTCTTCGAGGATTCGCCGAATGGCGTGACGGCGGCCAATAGCGCTGGAATGCAGGTGGTCATGGTGCCCGATCCGCGGCTGTCCAAGGAGAAGACCTCCCATGCCACTCAAGTAATCGGCTCCCTGGTGGACTTCAAGCCGGAGCAGTTCGGTCTGCCGCCGTTCACGGATTGA
- the mRpL27 gene encoding large ribosomal subunit protein bL27m, which yields MSFNIMQKLTLQCLKVDQPLMTTVRNASKKTGGSTRNKKGHARPKHRGWRVQDGHHVSEGTILATQLTTRFHPGLNVGFGRNGTLFAMEHGKVYVTCEPIDPNWDHSWIQRNYAGRQDQTIYKKFFNVIPENQHQRFKLVDEI from the exons ATGTCGTTTAATATAATGCAGAAGCTGACACTGCAGTGCCTGAAGGTGGACCAGCCACTGATGA CCACCGTGCGCAATGCCAGTAAGAAAACCGGTGGAAGTACGAGGAACAAGAAGGGCCATGCGAGGCCCAAACATCGAGGATGGCGCGTCCAGGATGGACACCACGTCTCCGAGGGCACAATTCTGGCCACACAACTCACCACGCGCTTCCATCCCGGTCTGAAT GTGGGATTTGGCCGCAATGGAACCCTTTTCGCCATGGAGCACGGCAAGGTATATGTGACCTGTGAACCGATCGACCCCAACTGGGACCACAGCTGGATTCAGCGGAACTACGCCGGTCGCCAGGACCAGACCATCTATAAGAAGTTCTTCAATGTTATACCTGAAAATCAGCACCAGCGATTTAAGCTTGTGGACGAAAtctaa
- the LOC108057828 gene encoding transmembrane and coiled-coil domain-containing protein 6: MDTETTPLENIHLRSKIRGYARDQRLECRMKAKDALRIGLGQVKEEVAALESLGTKDVVGMAGRIKRRKHATSEDLCRLSLAFLQGNDNINAFAVIPGAIQVLVKELTGPHIQRHIDAVECLCNLSLGEAHISEKIASLAGSYMVTYLDGKEERLKKACLWTLANILATCEKAGRTLLQMQLVPKLWRLYSDPNGCQEDAGICLFLVATHCLQHVSAEDRRYIAQNLHEKKPEDPASEYFMYIVHQMEIVGQDQELGAPQAECLVHFFEATLASSVGSLSLIYAVRVMANLMAKKEPHLLGLMAEPQILVKTLNQLFALRDPQLSLDLMRLLRNFLQLNLSDSNQLLDTLQIYA, from the exons atggacACAGAGACGACTCCTTTAGAGAATATCCACCTCCGGAGCAAGATCCGCGGATACGCCCGGGACCAACGCCTTGAGTGCCGCATGAAGGCGAAGGACGCGTTGCGCATTGGACTGGGACAGGTGAAGGAGGAGGTGGCGGCGCTGGAGAGCCTGGGCACCAAGGACGTCGTTGGAATGGCCGGCAGGATCAAGCGGCGCAAGCACGCCACCTCCGAGGATCTGTGCCGCCTGTCACTGGCCTTCCTCCAGGGCAACGACAACATCAACGCCTTCGCTGTCATCCCAGGAGCTATTCAAGTGCTCGTTAAGGAGCTCACTG GCCCCCACATCCAGCGCCACATTGATGCCGTCGAGTGCCTGTGCAATCTTTCCCTGGGCGAGGCTCATATCTCTGAGAAGATTGCCAGCTTAGCGGGCAGCTACATGGTCACCTACCTCGATGGCAAGGAGGAACGCCTTAAGAAGGCGTGCCTGTGGACCTTGGCCAACATTTTGGCCACCTGCGAGAAGGCCGGCAGGACTCTGCTGCAAATGCAACTGGTGCCCAAGTTGTGGCGGCTCTACAGCGATCCCAATGGCTGCCAAGAAGATGCGGGCATCTGCCTTTTCCTGGTGGCCACGCACTGCCTGCAACATGTGAGCGCCGAGGATCGACGGTACATAGCTCAGAATCTGCACGAGAAGAAGCCCGAGGATCCCGCCAGCGAATACTTCATGTACATAGTACACCAAATGGAAATTGTTGGGCAGGATCAAGAATTAGGTGCTCCACAAGCCGAATGCCTGGTCCACTTCTTTGAAGCCACCTTAGCCTCATCAGTCGGTAGCCTTTCCCTGATCTACGCAGTGCGTGTGATGGCCAATCTGATGGCCAAAAAGGAACCACATCTTTTGGGTTTAATGGCGGAGCCACAAATCCTAGTAAAAACCCTAAATCAGCTCTTTGCATTGCGAGACCCTCAACTTAGCTTGGATTTGATGCGACTGCTCAGGAATTTCCTGCAATTAAACCTGTCAGATTCCAACCAGTTACTAGATACTTTGCAAATATACGCTTAG